The segment AGAGGCTGGGGTGAAATCCACGAGGGGAAGCCTCTCTGACTAACCAACAAAGTCTGTAAACGGCCTATATGTTGGTTAGCTCCATCCCTTGACAATTGTTAACCAACAAGGTATACTAATTAGTAGTTTGTTGGTTAACTTCGGAGGGTATATGAGAGGCGTGATTAAAGGGGCTTTAGCTGAAGAATTAAATAACTCTTTGCGCATGAAGAAGGGGTATGAATCTGCGTTAAGAAAACTTCCTAAGGGTTGCCTGTCGATCAAGAAGATAAAAGGGCACGAGTATTATTACCTGGTCAGCCGGGAAAAGGGTCGGCTAAAATACGTCTATAAAGGCCAAGTACCGCAGGAGCAGATAAAAAAATATAAAGAGGCCAAAGAATATAGGGCTAAATATAGAAAATTATTGTCGCAGGTGAAAAAACAAATTAAATATCTAAGGAGTTCTTTGCGTGGAAAAGAAGCAATATGAGCTGTGCGTTGAAGTTCTCCATAGGCTGAATAAGGCAGGAGCCTTGAAAGATATTATTCTGGTAGGGAGTTGGTGCATACCATTCTATCAGAATTACTTTAAAGGTATAAAATATGCATTGTCTATAAGAACCAGGGATGTCGACTTCATGGTTCCCGGCCGTATTAATATAAAAACCAAGATTGATCTTGTTGAGTTATTGAAAGATCTTGGATTCGTGGTGGGTTTTCAGGGTAGGGAAGGCTATATTAGACTGGAGCACCCGGAGCTTGCCATCGAATTCTTAGTCCCTGAAAAGGGTCGTGGCTCAAATAAACCATTTCCTTTAAAAGAGCTGGGTATTAATGCTCAGCCTCTCAGATACTTAAATCTGCTTACTCAGGATATTATCCATGCAGAAGTTGATGGAATGAAAGTTTCTCTGCCGC is part of the Candidatus Omnitrophota bacterium genome and harbors:
- a CDS encoding GSU2403 family nucleotidyltransferase fold protein codes for the protein MEKKQYELCVEVLHRLNKAGALKDIILVGSWCIPFYQNYFKGIKYALSIRTRDVDFMVPGRINIKTKIDLVELLKDLGFVVGFQGREGYIRLEHPELAIEFLVPEKGRGSNKPFPLKELGINAQPLRYLNLLTQDIIHAEVDGMKVSLPHPVLFAFHKLIIAQLRRNADKADKDNEGAIRILKAVLDKGESAIMKRTFNSMLPKWREKIIKSLKKIDEPDILRFLE